A genomic window from Anaerolineae bacterium includes:
- a CDS encoding PAS domain S-box protein: AVAVDPAVAVDPAVAVDPAVAVDPAVAVEYVPAVEPASAPAATIGRQPTTEITSPQPAQPEEYRAIFEAIGDGVIVSDTSGRVRLVNKSAERILGHTRQELVGQPIGTIYGQIDSGETIENLVVAFSRRNQPLPTFAEKDDRAIQGRLIPWRNAQSEWLGIIAVFRDITPEVKADRARDDFVIALSHELRAPLTTIKGYTELITQGALGEYSPEQLRIQRQVLSSAEQMVEVLDNAIQITTERRHRPMARFEEVDVAKLINEALREIAPLAEVRNLNLIREIRSELPLIAADRRHLRIILDNLLSNACRFTPRGGRVTLRVWVAEPERKYPYPHLILSVADNGVGIPKEEFDRIFKPFYQLVPKDLDEQSGMGMGLAVVKELVELHHGRVWVESTVGVGSMFQVALPISQEY, encoded by the coding sequence CGCCGTGGCGGTTGACCCCGCCGTGGCGGTTGACCCCGCCGTGGCGGTTGACCCCGCCGTGGCGGTTGACCCCGCCGTGGCGGTTGAATACGTCCCGGCAGTTGAACCGGCCTCGGCGCCGGCGGCAACAATCGGCCGGCAGCCAACCACAGAGATAACCTCTCCTCAACCGGCTCAACCCGAAGAATACCGGGCCATTTTTGAGGCCATTGGCGACGGCGTTATTGTCAGCGATACCTCGGGCCGGGTGCGGTTGGTCAACAAATCAGCCGAGCGTATTCTGGGCCACACCCGCCAAGAGTTAGTGGGACAGCCTATCGGCACCATTTACGGCCAAATTGATTCGGGCGAAACGATTGAAAATTTAGTGGTTGCTTTCTCGCGCCGTAACCAGCCCTTGCCCACCTTTGCTGAAAAGGATGACCGGGCCATCCAGGGGCGGCTCATTCCCTGGCGCAATGCCCAGAGCGAGTGGTTGGGCATTATCGCTGTTTTTCGGGATATTACTCCCGAAGTAAAAGCCGATAGGGCGCGTGATGATTTTGTGATAGCCCTTTCCCATGAATTGCGCGCGCCATTGACCACCATCAAGGGCTACACCGAATTGATCACCCAGGGCGCGTTGGGCGAGTATTCGCCGGAACAACTCCGTATCCAGCGACAGGTGTTGAGCAGCGCCGAACAGATGGTGGAAGTGCTGGACAATGCCATTCAGATCACCACGGAACGCCGACATCGCCCTATGGCCCGGTTTGAGGAAGTGGATGTGGCCAAACTGATCAACGAAGCGTTGCGTGAAATTGCGCCTCTGGCCGAAGTGCGAAACTTAAACCTGATCCGAGAAATCAGAAGCGAACTGCCCCTTATTGCGGCTGACCGCAGACACCTGCGCATCATCCTGGACAACCTGCTGTCCAATGCCTGCCGGTTTACGCCCCGTGGCGGGCGCGTAACCCTGCGGGTCTGGGTGGCGGAACCGGAACGTAAATATCCTTATCCTCACTTAATTCTGTCGGTGGCCGATAACGGGGTGGGTATTCCCAAAGAAGAGTTTGACCGCATTTTTAAGCCTTTTTACCAACTTGTCCCCAAAGACCTGGATGAACAAAGCGGCATGGGCATGGGCCTGGCCGTCGTCAAAGAGTTGGTTGAACTGCACCATGGCCGGGTGTGGGTTGAAAGCACCGTGGGTGTAGGCTCTATGTTTCAGGTGGCTTTGCCCATTAGCCAGGAATATTAG
- a CDS encoding response regulator transcription factor translates to MPDDNNAISILIVEDDETLLETLTYNLEREGYTVFTAMDGSAGLEVARAQLPDLLILDVMLPELDGLSVCRILRREMDVPIIMLTARSSEVDKIIGLDSGADDYITKPFSLGEFLARVRAALRRKPKSATPDQLQSGDISLDLVGRRVYKGDAELNLSHKEFDLLAELMRNQGLVLSRDLLLTKVWGYDYIGESRTVDVHVRWLREKIEDEPSNPKRITTVRSVGYRFEG, encoded by the coding sequence ATGCCGGACGATAACAATGCCATTTCGATTCTCATTGTGGAAGACGATGAGACTTTACTGGAGACATTAACTTACAATTTGGAAAGAGAAGGCTACACCGTTTTTACGGCTATGGACGGTTCAGCCGGGTTAGAAGTGGCCCGCGCCCAGTTGCCCGATTTGCTGATCTTGGATGTGATGTTGCCGGAATTGGATGGCTTGTCGGTGTGCCGGATTCTGCGGCGGGAGATGGATGTGCCCATCATTATGCTCACCGCCCGTTCCAGTGAGGTGGATAAAATTATTGGCCTCGACTCTGGCGCAGATGACTATATTACTAAACCCTTTAGCCTGGGTGAATTTTTGGCCCGTGTGCGGGCTGCGTTGCGCCGCAAACCTAAATCGGCCACGCCCGACCAACTCCAATCTGGCGACATATCCCTGGACCTGGTGGGGCGCAGAGTGTACAAGGGGGATGCAGAACTGAACCTGAGTCACAAAGAGTTTGACCTGTTGGCCGAACTGATGCGCAATCAGGGTTTGGTCCTCTCCCGTGATCTGTTGCTAACCAAAGTGTGGGGCTACGATTACATTGGGGAGTCGCGCACCGTTGACGTGCACGTGCGCTGGCTGCGGGAAAAGATTGAAGATGAACCCTCAAACCCCAAACGCATTACCACTGTGCGCAGTGTGGGCTACCGTTTTGAAGGCTAA
- a CDS encoding phosphate ABC transporter ATP-binding protein, with protein sequence MNHKIEVNNFNFFYGNFHALIDLNMAIAEKQITALIGPSGCGKSTFLRSINRMNETISNTQAQGEITLDGKNIYDPDVDVVELRQRVGMVFQRPNPFPQSIYDNVAFGPRVLGIARKKSSLDQIVRESLVGAVLWDEVKHRLDAPAQGLNPGQQQRLCIARTIAVKPEVILMDEPCSALDPVATLHIEDLMRRLAKTYTIVIVTHNMQQAARASDWTGFFWLGELVEFNKTAQLFRAPQKELTEAYITGRRG encoded by the coding sequence ATGAATCACAAAATTGAGGTCAACAATTTTAATTTCTTTTACGGCAATTTTCACGCGCTGATTGACCTGAATATGGCCATTGCCGAAAAACAGATTACAGCCTTGATTGGCCCTTCGGGCTGCGGCAAATCCACCTTTTTGCGCTCCATCAACCGGATGAACGAGACCATCAGCAATACCCAGGCCCAGGGAGAAATTACCCTGGACGGGAAGAATATTTACGATCCGGACGTGGATGTAGTAGAGTTACGCCAGCGCGTGGGCATGGTGTTTCAACGGCCCAATCCGTTTCCCCAGAGCATTTACGATAATGTAGCCTTTGGGCCGAGAGTTTTGGGTATAGCCAGGAAAAAAAGCAGCCTTGATCAAATTGTGCGGGAGAGTCTGGTGGGGGCAGTTTTGTGGGATGAAGTGAAGCACCGGCTGGATGCGCCGGCGCAGGGTTTGAATCCGGGCCAACAACAGCGACTATGCATTGCCCGAACAATTGCGGTGAAGCCGGAAGTGATTTTGATGGATGAACCTTGCTCGGCGCTGGACCCGGTGGCCACGCTGCACATTGAGGATTTAATGCGGCGCTTGGCCAAAACCTACACCATTGTGATTGTTACCCACAACATGCAACAGGCCGCGCGGGCCTCCGACTGGACCGGCTTTTTTTGGCTGGGGGAATTGGTAGAGTTCAATAAAACTGCACAGCTTTTTAGAGCGCCCCAAAAAGAATTAACCGAGGCTTACATTACCGGGCGGCGAGGCTAA
- a CDS encoding phosphate ABC transporter ATP-binding protein, with protein sequence MTKPKISIQNLFFTYADGTEALRNISFDIPAKEIFVLFGPSRSGKSTLLRLLNRLSDLTENTQRQGSVLFNQRDIFERGTDVTDLRRRISMVFAIPTPLPGSIRDNLTYGLKMAGMRNVVKLEERVERSLRQAALWDEVKDRLDESAFDLSGGQQQRLCLARSLALEPEVIALDNPTSGLDPLSTNVVEESLQELKQQYTIIFVPHSVQQAARVADRAAFLLDGELIETDEATKLFSTPQDQRTEDYITGRFG encoded by the coding sequence ATGACCAAACCAAAAATCTCTATCCAAAATCTTTTCTTTACCTATGCCGACGGCACTGAAGCCCTGAGAAATATTTCGTTTGACATTCCGGCTAAAGAGATCTTTGTTTTGTTTGGCCCTTCCCGCAGCGGCAAAAGCACGCTGCTGCGCCTGCTGAATCGCCTCTCCGATTTAACCGAAAATACCCAACGCCAGGGTTCTGTTCTGTTTAACCAGCGAGACATTTTTGAGCGCGGCACGGATGTAACCGACCTGCGCCGCCGCATCAGCATGGTGTTTGCCATTCCCACGCCGCTGCCCGGCAGTATCCGCGATAACCTGACCTATGGTTTGAAGATGGCGGGCATGCGGAACGTGGTCAAGTTGGAAGAGCGCGTTGAACGATCGTTGAGGCAGGCGGCCCTGTGGGACGAGGTGAAAGACCGGCTGGACGAGTCGGCCTTTGACCTATCCGGCGGTCAGCAGCAGCGGTTATGTTTGGCCCGCAGCCTGGCCCTGGAGCCAGAGGTGATTGCCCTGGATAACCCCACTTCCGGGCTGGACCCGCTTTCAACCAATGTGGTTGAAGAATCGTTACAGGAACTCAAGCAGCAGTATACCATTATTTTTGTGCCGCACAGCGTGCAGCAGGCCGCCCGGGTAGCCGACCGCGCCGCTTTTTTACTGGACGGTGAATTGATTGAGACGGACGAGGCCACTAAACTCTTTTCCACGCCTCAAGACCAGCGCACCGAGGATTACATTACCGGACGGTTTGGCTAA
- the pstA gene encoding phosphate ABC transporter permease PstA codes for MKRQHTQRIAVGLITTVAALVVIPIIAVILYIIYEGMGAISWEFLTQPPYNGMRAGGIMPAVLGTVILTFGTTLVSVPLAIGAAIYLAEYASDNRLTRYVRLAIVNLAGIPSIVYGLFGLGAFVLFMNFGTSILAGSLTLGIMTLPVVISTAEEAILAVPQRFRLVSLSLGATRWQTIRYQVLPHALPGIITGIILGLGRAAGETAPILFTVAAFYLPDLPRSIFDQTMALPYHLYVISTQVPGMPLQIQYGTALVLLMIVLSLTFVATVFRTGMRRRRRW; via the coding sequence ATGAAACGACAACACACCCAAAGAATCGCCGTGGGCCTTATCACCACGGTGGCCGCCCTGGTGGTCATCCCCATCATCGCCGTTATTCTCTACATTATTTACGAAGGCATGGGGGCCATCAGTTGGGAGTTTCTTACCCAGCCGCCCTACAACGGGATGCGCGCAGGCGGCATTATGCCCGCCGTGTTGGGCACGGTCATCCTGACCTTTGGTACTACCCTTGTTTCCGTGCCGCTGGCTATTGGCGCGGCTATTTACCTGGCCGAATACGCCAGCGACAATCGTCTGACTCGTTACGTGCGGCTGGCAATTGTTAACCTGGCCGGTATTCCGTCTATTGTTTACGGGCTGTTTGGGCTGGGGGCGTTTGTGCTGTTTATGAACTTTGGCACGTCCATTTTGGCCGGATCGTTAACCCTGGGCATTATGACCCTGCCGGTGGTCATCAGCACCGCCGAGGAAGCCATTCTGGCCGTGCCGCAGCGCTTCCGGCTGGTCAGTTTGAGCCTGGGGGCCACCCGCTGGCAGACCATTCGTTACCAGGTTTTGCCGCACGCCCTGCCCGGTATTATCACCGGCATCATCCTGGGATTGGGCCGGGCGGCGGGAGAAACTGCCCCCATCCTTTTTACCGTAGCCGCCTTTTACTTACCCGACTTGCCCCGTTCAATTTTTGACCAAACCATGGCCCTCCCCTACCATCTCTACGTTATCTCCACCCAGGTGCCGGGCATGCCTCTGCAAATTCAATACGGCACGGCCCTGGTATTATTGATGATTGTTTTGTCGCTGACCTTTGTGGCTACTGTGTTCCGCACCGGCATGCGGCGGCGACGAAGATGGTAA
- the pstC gene encoding phosphate ABC transporter permease subunit PstC has product MTTTIDTPQPLKPSRLPWLRKLTRIRWGEIFIENLIRISGVSAIFIVGLIFLFLLREGLPAFLDIPLRQLFGSRWYPIENMFGVWPLLFGSILVTIGAVIIAVPLGLTTAIYLGEIAPLWLREVLKPLIEVLAGIPSIVLGFLGWVALAPLVQRMGAPTGLTAFTGALILAYMALPTIISISEDALYAVPKEYRDGALAIGATQWQTIWRVVLPAARSGLVIAVMLGVGRAIGETMAVMMVTGNAANVPPFGLGMFFQPVRTMTATIAAEMGEVAQGSLHYNVLFGIGIILFLITAGINSLAGRLVGSQKPRRTGGQL; this is encoded by the coding sequence ATGACCACCACCATAGACACGCCACAACCCTTAAAACCATCACGTCTTCCCTGGCTGAGAAAATTGACGCGCATCCGTTGGGGCGAAATCTTTATTGAAAATCTTATCCGCATCTCCGGTGTATCGGCCATTTTTATTGTGGGCCTGATCTTTCTTTTTCTGCTACGTGAAGGTTTACCGGCTTTTCTCGACATCCCCCTGCGCCAACTGTTTGGCAGCCGCTGGTATCCCATTGAAAATATGTTTGGCGTTTGGCCGCTGCTGTTTGGCTCTATCCTGGTAACCATAGGCGCGGTAATTATTGCCGTGCCCCTGGGCCTGACGACGGCCATTTACCTGGGCGAGATTGCGCCGCTGTGGCTGCGAGAAGTTTTGAAGCCGCTCATCGAGGTCCTGGCCGGTATCCCGTCCATTGTCCTGGGCTTTTTAGGCTGGGTGGCGCTGGCCCCCTTGGTCCAGCGCATGGGCGCGCCCACCGGCCTCACGGCCTTTACCGGCGCGCTCATTCTGGCTTACATGGCCCTACCCACCATCATCAGCATCTCCGAAGACGCGCTCTACGCCGTGCCCAAAGAATATCGGGACGGCGCGCTGGCTATCGGCGCAACCCAGTGGCAGACTATTTGGCGCGTGGTGCTGCCTGCAGCCCGGAGCGGGCTGGTCATCGCTGTGATGCTGGGCGTGGGCCGGGCCATTGGCGAAACCATGGCCGTGATGATGGTTACCGGCAACGCGGCCAACGTGCCCCCCTTTGGCCTGGGCATGTTCTTCCAGCCCGTACGCACCATGACCGCCACCATTGCCGCCGAAATGGGCGAGGTGGCCCAGGGCAGCCTACATTACAATGTGCTCTTTGGCATCGGCATTATTCTTTTTCTGATTACAGCCGGCATCAATTCCCTGGCCGGCCGCCTGGTAGGCAGCCAGAAACCCCGTCGCACAGGGGGACAGTTATGA
- a CDS encoding PstS family phosphate ABC transporter substrate-binding protein produces MKREKTKKGQAGMRNDNFQTLAIACIILSIALIALTGCGRVEEVNAAPPDSAGTERAIQNKGSDTLVNLALAWAERYREIEPPVSIAVTGGGSGTGIASLINGTVDIANASRTMKDDEIGEAQANGIDPVEITVAIDALAIVVHPDNPVDKLTIDQLADIFTGRITNWQEVGGNNAPIILLSRETNSGTHVYFLEEVVRKGEKENKDIFAPQTLLMPSSVGITSEIQRNPNAIGYDGLGYVTEHEKMIAVAKDNASPYVLPSVETGADGSYPIARGLYMYTAGEPTGAITDYIKWIRGPEGQQIVRELGFVPLPQEQ; encoded by the coding sequence ATGAAACGAGAAAAAACTAAAAAAGGTCAAGCAGGAATGAGAAATGATAATTTCCAGACTCTGGCTATTGCCTGCATTATCCTCTCCATTGCCCTGATTGCTTTAACCGGCTGCGGCAGGGTAGAAGAGGTCAACGCCGCCCCCCCAGATTCTGCCGGCACAGAACGGGCCATCCAAAACAAAGGCTCCGACACCCTGGTCAATCTGGCCCTGGCCTGGGCGGAACGGTACCGGGAAATTGAACCGCCTGTATCTATTGCCGTAACCGGGGGAGGCTCAGGCACCGGCATTGCCTCGCTCATCAACGGCACGGTGGACATCGCCAATGCCTCCCGCACAATGAAAGACGATGAGATTGGCGAAGCCCAGGCCAACGGCATTGACCCCGTAGAAATCACCGTAGCCATTGACGCCCTGGCCATAGTAGTGCATCCCGATAACCCTGTGGATAAACTGACCATTGACCAGTTAGCCGACATCTTCACCGGACGCATCACCAACTGGCAAGAAGTGGGCGGAAACAACGCTCCTATCATTCTCCTCTCCCGAGAAACCAACTCCGGCACGCACGTTTATTTTTTGGAAGAAGTGGTGCGTAAAGGCGAAAAGGAAAACAAAGACATCTTTGCCCCCCAAACATTGCTCATGCCCTCGTCGGTGGGCATCACCAGCGAGATTCAGCGCAATCCCAACGCCATTGGCTACGATGGGCTGGGGTACGTAACCGAACATGAAAAGATGATTGCTGTAGCCAAAGATAACGCCTCACCCTACGTACTACCTTCTGTTGAAACCGGCGCCGACGGCAGCTATCCCATTGCCCGCGGGCTGTATATGTACACCGCCGGTGAACCCACCGGCGCCATTACCGACTATATCAAGTGGATCAGGGGGCCGGAAGGACAGCAAATTGTCCGCGAACTTGGCTTCGTGCCGCTCCCTCAGGAGCAATAA